In Spirosoma aureum, a single genomic region encodes these proteins:
- a CDS encoding LytR/AlgR family response regulator transcription factor — MLRTVIIDDEPDNVELLAMQLARHCPQIELVGQFTDSPSALLALRSLQPSLVFLDIEMPMLNGFQLLEQLGELSFQVIFVTAYNQYAVQAFRFAALDYLLKPVDTIDLVKSIGRAEQIVQRSTPGWPIPTHILTEQLELLRAYYPPVGESGVPRSTKPSRLALPHANGLAFVDTDQILYAESDSNYTNFVLDNGEKYLVSKTLGDVQELLENRNFLRVHRQYIVNLAHIKRLVKGEGTYLVLSNGSNIPVSRQQKDRLLERFGWL, encoded by the coding sequence ATGCTTCGCACCGTTATCATCGACGATGAACCCGACAATGTTGAGTTACTGGCTATGCAACTGGCACGTCATTGCCCACAAATTGAGCTTGTCGGGCAATTTACCGACAGCCCATCTGCGCTACTTGCCTTGCGTTCTCTTCAGCCTTCACTGGTATTTCTGGATATCGAGATGCCGATGCTGAATGGGTTTCAATTGCTGGAACAATTGGGCGAACTTTCCTTTCAGGTCATCTTCGTAACGGCCTACAATCAGTATGCGGTGCAGGCATTTCGGTTTGCCGCCTTAGATTATCTGCTGAAACCTGTTGATACAATTGATTTAGTGAAGTCCATTGGTCGAGCCGAACAGATTGTCCAGCGAAGTACCCCTGGCTGGCCAATACCTACTCACATCCTAACGGAACAACTGGAGTTGCTGCGAGCCTATTATCCACCAGTAGGTGAATCAGGCGTTCCTCGTTCTACTAAGCCCTCCAGGCTCGCCCTTCCCCATGCGAATGGACTCGCCTTTGTCGATACAGACCAGATTCTATATGCCGAGTCGGACAGCAACTACACCAATTTTGTGCTGGACAATGGCGAGAAATATCTGGTGTCCAAAACATTGGGTGATGTTCAGGAACTGCTCGAAAACCGTAATTTCCTACGGGTTCACCGGCAATATATTGTTAACCTCGCCCACATCAAACGACTGGTCAAAGGAGAGGGAACGTATTTAGTACTGAGTAATGGTAGCAATATTCCCGTATCACGTCAGCAAAAAGACCGTCTATTGGAGCGTTTTGGGTGGCTGTAG
- a CDS encoding tetratricopeptide repeat-containing sensor histidine kinase — MKYGLFWLFLSFCTYPLSAQSDLRVRDHDSLHRELAQAKSDTMRVLIYEQLMRNAPSKKASIDYGQRGFDLAKQIHFNRGTILCGNALGFTMVELDYYKAIPILMETKLLAEKQNDKQGQLGAILFLAYAYNKFDFHQAQYYYTMGRQMVEKAQIPERIVPISRVLGQFYANWNILDSALFYLKKGYYQEQKNNIPFSSLSSIYDVQFGKVYYKKKQPDLAIRYFRRAIKAAVSKPNGQAYQGLAMIFRDRQQLDSARYYAKKSLDIQLERNETIYIIQTASLLFELYKTSNPAEALHYHLLASATRDSLNNQEKVRQVEKAAYEDREREAATQRRLEAAELAYQNKLRLYALLVLLAVALLVAFFLYRANRQNRQLEAQNIRQLETEFEQKLADTEMTTLRAQMNPHFIFNCLNSIKLYTLQNKADKASDYLTKFARLIRLVLENSRSERVTLQNELEALQLYIELEAMRFKQKVQFMIHVSPEIDQQYVQIPPLLLQPYVENAIWHGLMHKPEGGFVQVDVHQSEDRLLHIEITDDGIGRERAKALKSKSAGLHKSFGMQVTADRIRMLNQLYNIQTQTQVVDLVAPDGEPLGTKVVLDIPV, encoded by the coding sequence ATGAAATACGGTCTATTCTGGCTTTTTCTCTCGTTTTGTACCTATCCACTCTCGGCACAATCGGATCTCCGGGTTAGAGACCATGACAGCCTGCACCGGGAGCTTGCTCAGGCCAAAAGCGATACCATGCGCGTACTGATTTATGAGCAATTGATGAGGAATGCGCCTTCTAAAAAGGCTTCGATCGACTACGGTCAACGGGGCTTCGATCTGGCAAAACAGATTCACTTCAACAGAGGAACTATCCTATGTGGGAATGCCCTTGGGTTCACGATGGTCGAATTGGATTACTATAAGGCCATCCCGATTCTGATGGAGACCAAACTGCTTGCTGAAAAGCAAAATGACAAACAAGGGCAGTTGGGCGCTATCCTCTTTTTGGCCTATGCCTACAACAAATTCGATTTTCATCAAGCCCAGTATTATTATACGATGGGTAGACAAATGGTCGAAAAAGCCCAGATACCCGAAAGAATCGTGCCCATATCGAGAGTACTGGGACAATTTTACGCAAATTGGAACATATTGGACTCCGCCTTATTCTACCTGAAAAAAGGCTACTATCAGGAACAAAAAAACAATATCCCCTTCAGCTCACTCAGTAGTATATATGACGTTCAGTTTGGGAAGGTGTATTATAAAAAGAAGCAACCTGATCTGGCTATACGCTATTTCCGACGAGCGATTAAGGCCGCAGTCAGCAAACCCAATGGGCAAGCGTATCAAGGTCTGGCCATGATTTTTCGGGATCGACAGCAGCTCGATTCGGCCCGGTATTACGCCAAAAAATCACTGGACATTCAGCTGGAACGTAATGAAACCATCTACATTATCCAAACGGCTTCCTTACTTTTTGAGCTATATAAAACGTCAAACCCAGCCGAAGCGCTCCATTACCATCTCCTGGCATCGGCTACCAGAGACAGTCTCAACAACCAGGAAAAAGTAAGACAAGTGGAAAAAGCCGCCTATGAGGATCGGGAGCGGGAAGCCGCTACCCAACGACGATTAGAAGCGGCTGAATTGGCTTACCAGAATAAACTGCGATTGTATGCATTGCTGGTCCTATTGGCTGTTGCCCTACTGGTCGCTTTTTTTCTGTATCGAGCCAATCGGCAGAATCGCCAACTCGAAGCGCAGAACATCCGCCAACTCGAAACCGAGTTTGAGCAAAAACTAGCTGACACCGAGATGACGACCCTGCGGGCACAGATGAATCCGCACTTCATCTTCAATTGCCTTAATTCGATCAAATTGTATACGCTCCAGAACAAAGCCGACAAAGCTTCCGACTATCTGACCAAGTTCGCTCGGCTGATTCGGTTAGTCCTGGAAAACTCCCGTTCGGAGCGGGTTACGCTTCAGAATGAGCTGGAAGCCTTGCAACTTTATATCGAGCTGGAAGCCATGCGCTTCAAACAGAAAGTGCAGTTCATGATTCACGTATCGCCCGAAATTGACCAGCAATATGTACAGATTCCGCCTTTACTCTTGCAGCCATACGTGGAAAATGCCATCTGGCATGGGTTGATGCACAAGCCTGAAGGAGGCTTCGTGCAGGTCGATGTCCACCAATCGGAAGACCGCTTGTTGCACATCGAAATTACCGATGATGGAATTGGCCGGGAACGGGCCAAGGCACTGAAAAGTAAGTCAGCGGGCCTGCATAAGTCATTTGGTATGCAGGTAACGGCCGATCGCATTCGGATGCTTAACCAACTGTATAACATCCAGACTCAGACGCAGGTAGTTGACCTGGTGGCTCCCGATGGTGAACCCTTGGGAACGAAGGTTGTGCTGGATATTCCCGTTTAA